The Leucoraja erinacea ecotype New England chromosome 19, Leri_hhj_1, whole genome shotgun sequence genome has a segment encoding these proteins:
- the cdkn1bb gene encoding cyclin-dependent kinase inhibitor 1Bb translates to MSNVRISNGSPSLELMAAQITGNAKPSACRSLFGPIDHDGLNRDLQLKKQEIHEQDRGRWNYDFERDKPLDGNYKWEAVDREDVPNFYWRPSREQVSPAEQCGIDVNGNHAIVYTGTRLQGDTDLANLQREELVTERCSSPRKRSASGDDIPDAKRLNSKTETDWSTNSPTAGTLEKTPKKTISRGHQT, encoded by the exons ATGTCAAACGTACGCATTTCTAATGGTAGTCCCTCGCTGGAACTAATGGCAGCGCAGATAACAGGGAACGCGAAACCCTCTGCTTGCCGCAGCCTCTTCGGTCCCATAGACCACGACGGGTTGAACCGAGACCTGCAGCTGAAAAAACAAGAGATTCACGAGCAGGACAGAGGGAGATGGAACTACGACTTCGAGAGGGACAAGCCGTTGGATGGAAATTACAAATGGGAAGCCGTGGATCGTGAAGATGTGCCTAATTTTTACTGGCGGCCCTCCAGAGAGCAAGTGTCACCGGCCGAGCAGTGCGGGATTGATGTGAATGGCAACCATGCGATAGTTTACACAGGGACCCGGCTTCAGGGCGACACGGACTTAGCGAACCTACAGCGGGAGGAACTGGTCACAGAGCGGTGCAGCAGTCCCCGTAAGCGGTCTGCGTCAGGCG atgacatcccAGACGCAAAGAGGTTGAATTCGAAGACCGAAACAGACTGGTCAACAAATTCTCCCACCGCGGGCACATTAGAAAAGACACCGAAAAAAACGATTTCTCGTGGACATCAAACATAG